One Dromiciops gliroides isolate mDroGli1 chromosome 3, mDroGli1.pri, whole genome shotgun sequence DNA segment encodes these proteins:
- the LOC122751816 gene encoding keratinocyte differentiation-associated protein: MKVPVLSVIVLLSLLALQSAQGAALGDSQGGTTAANYAEGSENTDTQFLNVDRWRSAFQSKEFLNWHALFEAIKEKLPFLNWEAFPKLKGMRSVIPDSQ; encoded by the exons ATGAAGGTCCCTGTCCTTTCTGTCATCGTCCTgctctctctcctggctctccaATCTGCCCAGGGGGCTGCCCTAGGAGACTCTCAG GGAGGGACCACAGCGGCAAATTATGCAGAGGGATCTGAG aaCACAGACACCCAGTTCCTGAATGTTGATAGGTGGCGGTCT GCCTTCCAGTCGAAGGAGTTCCTAAACTGGCATGCCCTCTTTGAG GCTATTAAAGAAAAACTCCCCTTCCTCAACTGGGAAGCCTTCCCCAAG TTGAAGGGAATGAGGAGTGTGATTCCTGACTCACAGTGA